A single Gambusia affinis linkage group LG20, SWU_Gaff_1.0, whole genome shotgun sequence DNA region contains:
- the LOC122823612 gene encoding liprin-alpha-3-like isoform X4 gives MMMCEVMPTISEDGRSSSGGGPTSPPGAGVAGGPAGAMGGGGFSSREPRGDEGGSTGNLESLMVNMLTERERLLENLRETQESLGTAQLRLRELGHEKESLQRQLSIALPQEFAVLTKELNVCREQLLEREEEIAELKAERNNTRLLLEHLECLVSRHERSLRMTVVKRQAQSPAGVSSEVEVLKALKSLFEHHKALDEKVRERLRVALERVSMLEDQLAASSQEVISLRDQIKRRQQGVDGGKDRLPNGPSSGLEDGELERQREGEIERQKAELSQLRERLALMCRQVGEIEEQLAAARREVTKTEEANQKLQREVKEALCQREDMEERITTLERRYLSAQREATSLHDIKDKLENELASKESLYRQSEEKNRQLQERLDEAKQKLQQTLQRAETLPEIEAQLAQRVAALNKAEERHGNFEERLRQMEAQLEEKNQELQRARQREKMNDEHNKRLSDTVDKLLSESNERLQLHLKERMAALEEKNALSEELANMKKIQDDLLANKDQLLAELERVQLELDQLRGRPGSSYSRAGSVSSLPSTLFRRSLPGSASELRFPQGGGSLPAGYGNSSSGVVVRRAHRGRWGPPRDDGGKYGDWDSSNMLPPGFEGGVEGGCSDDEEDRETLFGSELLSPSGQTDVQTLAIMLQEQLEAINKEIKLIQEEKESTELRAEEIESRVSSVALDASSLPPSSLGGRDSVGRGYMTPSITSSTLASPSPPSSGHSTPRLPHSPARETERQNSKEGEECRALALIDSTPPPVPRALRLDRMTHTHPGAGLDDHREFRSLSADGGTTASQDSLHKASKKKSIKSSIGRLFGKKEKGRIGTPGRESASLASTPSDDLGSADPLGLAKLGTGTVEKDRRSKKKHDLLEEACRQGLPFASWDGPTVVTWLELWVGMPAWYVAACRANVKSGAIMANLSDTEIQREIGISNPLHRLKLRLAIQEMVSLTSPSAPASTRSSTSNIWMTHAEMESLAAATKPECLASPFPCCSLKSVLMWCFSN, from the exons ATGATGATGTGCGAGGTGATGCCCACCATATCTGAGGATGGgcgcagcagcagcggcggagGCCCCACCTCTCCGCCCGGGGCCGGGGTGGCCGGGGGCCCCGCCGGAGCCATGGGCGGAGGGGGATTCAGCAGCAGGGAGCCCAGGGGGGACGAAGGAGGCAGCACGGGGAACCTGGAGTCTCTGATGGTCAACATGCTGACGGAGAGGGAGAGGCTGCTGGAGAACCTGAGGGAAACGCAGGAGAGCCTGGGCACGGCACAACTCCGCCTCCGCGAGCTCGGCCACGAGAAGGAGTCGCTCCAGAGGCAGCTGTCCATCGCTCTGCCCCAG GAGTTCGCTGTGTTGACTAAGGAGCTGAACGTTTGCCGGGAGCAGCTTctggagagggaggaggaaatCGCTGAGCTCAAGGCGGAGAGAAACAACACACGT ctgctgctggagcacCTGGAGTGTCTGGTGTCCCGCCACGAGCGCAGCCTGAGGATGACGGTGGTGAAGAGGCAAGCCCAGTCCCCTGCAGGCGTGTCCAGCGAGGTGGAAGTCCTCAAGGCTCTCAAATCCCTGTTTGAGCACCACAAAGCCTTGGACGAGAAG GTTCGAGAGCGGCTCCGTGTGGCCCTTGAGAGGGTGTCCATGTTAGAAGATCAGCTCGCAGCATCTTCTCAAGAG GTAATCTCTTTAAGAGACCAAATTAAAAGACGTCAACAAGGGGTGGACGGCGGGAAAGAT CGGCTCCCCAACGGGCCCTCGTCTGGGCTGGAGGACGGGGAGCTGGAGAGGCAGAGGGAAGGGGAGATAGAGCGGCAGAAAGCTGAGCTGTCCCAGCTGAGGGAGAGGCTGGCCCTCATGTGCCGACAG GTTGGAGAAATAGAGGAACAGCTTGCGGCTGCCAGGAGGGAGGTGACGAAGACGGAGGAGGCCAATCAGAAGCTCCAAAGGGAAGTGAAGGAG GCTCTCTGCCAAAGAGAAGACATGGAAGAGAGAATTACAACGCTAGAGCGAAG GTATCTGAGTGCCCAGAGGGAGGCGACGTCTCTCCATGACATCAAAGACAAGCTGGAGAACGAGCTGGCCAGCAAGGAGTCCCTGTACAGACAA AGCGAGGAGAAGAACCGGCAGCTGCAGGAGCGTCTGGATGAGGCCaagcagaagctgcagcagacgCTGCAGAGGGCCGAGACGCTGCCGGAGATCGAGGCGCAGCTCGCTCAGAGAGTTGCTGCTCTCAATAAG GCAGAGGAGCGCCACGGAAACTTTGAGGAGCGACTACGGCAAATGGAAGCCCAGCTTgaagagaaaaatcaagaaCTACAACGG GCCAGGCAGCGGGAAAAGATGAACGATGAACACAACAAACGGCTCTCGGATACGGTGGATAAGCTTCTGTCTGAGTCCAACGAGAGGCTTCAGCTGCACCTCAAAGAGAGGATGGCTGCGCTGGAAGAGAAG AATGCGCTTTCTGAGGAGCTGGCCAACATGAAGAAAATCCAAGACGATCTTCTCGCTAACAAG GATCAGCTCCTGGCTGAGCTGGAACGAGTCCAACTGGAGCTGGATCAGCTGAGAGGCAGACCCGGCTCCTCCTACTCCAG GGCGGGCAGCGTGAGCTCACTTCCCTCCACCCTTTTTCGAAGATCTCTTCCAGGGAGCGCCTCCGAGCTGCGGTTCCCTCAGGGCGGGGGCTCGCTCCCGGCCGGCTACGGCAACTCCTCCAGTGGGGTGGTGGTCAGGCGGGCCCACCGCGGCCGCTGGGGGCCTCCCAGGGACGACGGTGGCAAG TATGGAGACTGGGACAGTAGCAACATGTTGCCTCCTGGGTTTGAGGGCGGCGTTGAAGGCGGCTGCTCTGATGATGAAGAGGACAGAGAGACTCTGTTTGGGTCTGAGCTTCTGTCTCCCAGCGGACAGACGGACGTTCAGACTCTGGCCATCAtgctgcaggagcagctggaggcCATAAATAAGGAGATCAA GCTGAttcaggaggagaaggagagcaCGGAGCTGCGGGCCGAGGAGATCGAGAGCCGGGTCAGCAGCGTGGCTCTTGATGCCTCGTCTCTTCCTCCGTCCTCACTGGGGGGTCGGGACAGCGTGGGACGGGGCTACATGACCCCGTCCATCACGTCCTCCACCTTGGCGTCTCCGTCGCCTCCCAGTTCTGGACATTCCACCCCCCGCCTGCCCCACTCACCCGCCAGGGAGACCGAAAGACAG AACAGCAAAGAGGGTGAGGAATGCCGAGCGCTCGCCCTGATCGACTCCACGCCTCCGCCCGTCCCCCGAGCCCTGCGCTTGGACCGGATGACTCACACACACCCGGGAGCCGGCCTGGACGACCACCGCGAGTTCCGCAG TCTTTCAGCTGACGGCGGCACCACAGCGAGCCAGGATTCCCTTCACAAAGccagcaaaaagaaaagcatcaagTCGTCCATCGGGCGTCTGTTTGGCAAGAAGGAAAAGGGGAGAATCGGCACGCCTGGGCGGGAATCTGCCTCTCTGG CCTCCACTCCGTCTGATGACCTTGGCTCGGCCGACCCATTGGGCCTGGCGAAGCTCGGGACGGGAACGGTGGAGAAAGATCGCCGCAGCAAAAAGAA ACATGACTTGCTGGAGGAAGCCTGTCGTCAGGGTCTTCCTTTCGCCTCCTGGGACGGCCCCACTGTCGTCACCTGGCTGGAG TTGTGGGTGGGGATGCCTGCGTGGTACGTGGCAGCGTGCCGCGCCAACGTGAAGAGCGGTGCCATCATGGCCAACCTGTCGGACACTGAGATCCAGAGGGAGATCGGCATCAGCAACCCTCTGCACAGGCTAAAGCTTCGCCTGGCCATCCAGGAAATGGTTTCCCTCACGAGTCCGTCAGCTCCGGCGAGCACGCGCTCC TCAACCAGTAATATCTGGATGACGCATGCTGAGATGGAGTCTCTCGCTGCTGCCACCAAACCA GAATGTTTGGCTTCACCTTTTCCCTGCTGTTCCCTGAAATCTGTTTTGATGTGGTGTTTTTCCAACTAA